CCCTTCACCGAACCCTCCGCTGAGGTCGATATCCGCTGTTCCTGGGAAGGCGGCACGCTCAAGATTGGCGAAGGGGATGACTGGCTGGAAATACTGGGATCCGGCATGGTCCACCCCAAAGTGTTGGAAGCGGGCAACATTGACCCAACGCAATGGCAGGGCTTTGCCTTCGGCGTCGGCATCGACCGCATCGCCATGCTGAAATACGGCATCCCCGACCTGCGCGCGTTTTTCGACAGCGACCTGCGCTGGCTGCGGCATTATGGATTTGCCGCGCTGGATGTGCCGACCCTGCACGGTGGGTTGTCGCGGTAAGGCGGCAACTGGAACGCTCTGGCAAGAAAGAGGTGGGTTAAAAACCCACCCTACGCTAAGCTGTCTGGGTAAGGAGACCCCATGCCCCTCATCCAACTCGTCTACGCCTCGCAGCCCTTTGGCTTTGACGAGGCAATGCTGGCGGGCATCCTGCTCGATGCGCGGCGCTGCAATGAGCGGGACGACATCACCGGTGCGCTGATTGTCAGGCGGGATCTGTATCTTCAGCTGCTTGAGGGCCCGCAAAAGGATGTGACGGCTTGTTACGCTCGCATTTGCCGGGATGATCGGCATATTGAGCCGAAAAAGCTTGTGCAACGCAGCATCAAGACCCGGCTCTTTCCGGGGTGGGCCATGCTGGATGACCCCGCACAATCCTGGGTCTGGAGCATGGACGACGTGCGCGCAGGCGCCATTGATGAGACCACGGATGACGAGGTTCTGGGCTTTTTTAACCGTTTGGCCGCAGAGCGCGTGACCTCCTTTCCCAAGAAGTAACAGAGAGTTACGCATTCGTGACATGACATCGCGACAGGCGTGGTTATCTTCCGGCTCAAACTGTTACGGAGCTTGCCCATGCGTCGCCTTCTGGCATCCTTACTGCTGTGTCTTGGCCTGCCGGCTTTTGCCGCAACTCATTCAGAGACATGTCACGCGCAAGTGCCCTGTGAACTGGGCGACCGATCCTATCACGTGCTGGAACCGGACGGATGGGACGGCAAAACGCCTCTTCCGGTTCTTTTGCATTTCCATGGCTGGCAACGGCAAGGCACGCTGATCGTCAAGCACGGACGTATCGCAGCGGCGACGCGCAAACGTGGCGTGCTCTTGGTCGCCCCCAATGGCGCGCGCAAGACCTGGGATTTCTGGCACCCTGGCACACCCGACGTGGATTTTGGCCGGTCTGTACTGAAAGACATCAAAGCGCGCTATCCGATCGATGAAACCCGCGTCTATGTCTCCGGCTACAGCTGGGGCAGCAACATGGCCTGGCGTTTTGTCTGCGAGGATGGCGCGGACGTGACGGCGTTGCTGGCCATTTCCGGTACTCTGGATCAGTCCGAAGACTGCGGCACGGCTCCCGGAGAAGTGCGGCAGGTTTATGGCCTCAAGGACACTGTTTTGGAATTTCCCTACGGTCCAGGCGGCGACACCACCTATCCAGTGCAGCTATGGCGGGAGCGGTTGGGATGCGGACCTGAAGGCCAAGAAGCCGGGGACTGGCGGATCACCGAGCACGATCTCTTCACGCGCACGACTTGGGAAGATTGTACGGAAGGGCGCGTGAGCCTTGATATTCATCCGCGCGGGCATTTCATACCCAGAGGCTGGATCGCACGGCAGCTCGACCAGATTTTGGACCTTCCCTATTCCTACCCCTAGACCCGTCGCGCTTTGGCTTGACTCGCCCTCAGCATCGGATCAGCTTCCTTGCAACAAGGAGGCGTAACCATGAAAGATCAGGCGGCAGAGAATTTCACCCTTCGCGCCCGGCGAGAGGGTGGCGGTTCGGCACGGTTGAACAACTGGGGGGCCAATTCGGATTACGGGACGCTGCGCTCGGTGCTGCTGGGTCCGATAGAAAACTACAAGTGGCTGCAAACCTCTTCGGTCTCAAAGAAGACCTTGCGCCGGGGCGTGCCGTTCGATCCTGCAGTGGCCAAGCGCCAGCATGCCGAGATGGTTAGCGCCTACCAAAGCGCGGGTGTCGAAGTGCACACACACGCGCCTGATCCCCATCTGCATTATCAGGTTTATGCGCGTGACAGCTCGGTCATGACGCCCTTTGGGGCAATCATCACCCACATGGCGCAATGGTGGCGGCGCGGGGAAAACTTCCGGGCGATTGAGACCTACCAAAGCCTC
This DNA window, taken from Roseovarius sp. S88, encodes the following:
- a CDS encoding BLUF domain-containing protein — protein: MPLIQLVYASQPFGFDEAMLAGILLDARRCNERDDITGALIVRRDLYLQLLEGPQKDVTACYARICRDDRHIEPKKLVQRSIKTRLFPGWAMLDDPAQSWVWSMDDVRAGAIDETTDDEVLGFFNRLAAERVTSFPKK
- a CDS encoding alpha/beta hydrolase family esterase, yielding MRRLLASLLLCLGLPAFAATHSETCHAQVPCELGDRSYHVLEPDGWDGKTPLPVLLHFHGWQRQGTLIVKHGRIAAATRKRGVLLVAPNGARKTWDFWHPGTPDVDFGRSVLKDIKARYPIDETRVYVSGYSWGSNMAWRFVCEDGADVTALLAISGTLDQSEDCGTAPGEVRQVYGLKDTVLEFPYGPGGDTTYPVQLWRERLGCGPEGQEAGDWRITEHDLFTRTTWEDCTEGRVSLDIHPRGHFIPRGWIARQLDQILDLPYSYP